The Lemur catta isolate mLemCat1 chromosome 17, mLemCat1.pri, whole genome shotgun sequence genome segment tgagggggCTGTTGGGTGGGAGGGCAGGCCTCCTGGAGGTGGATACTGCCTCAGACGTGCCCTCAGGGCCCCTGGTGGGACTGGACGTTGTGGCAGGTGGGACGGtgctcccctctctctcttcattGTCCTCCTCCTGGGAGGAGGTCCCAGCCGGTGGTCCTAGGGACTCAGGGCCCATGGTGCAGGAGACCCCATCGGCAGCCAGCTCCCAGCCTGGCAGGCAGCCACAGCGGAAGGACCCCTGTGTGTTGAAGCACAGGCTGTCACAGAGGCTGCCCCCAGGACCCGCACACTCGTCCACGTCCTGGCACTGGGTGTCGTCCTCCCCGGCCAGGACATAGCCCTCCTCGCAGGAGCAATGGAATGAGCCCTCGGTGTTGGTGCAGCCCTGGGCGCAGGGGGCGCGGCCGGGGGCACACTCATCCACATCCCGACAGGCCCCCTCTCCAGGGCTGCCGGGCTCGTAGCCCACCCAGCATTCGCAGCGGAAGCCCCCGGGGGTGTTGACACATTCCTGGGCACAGGGGGCGTCCTGGCACTCGTCCACATCCACACAGCCCAGCTGACTCGAGTCCAGCTGGAAGCCTTGGGGGCAGCGGCATGTGTAGCTTTTCCCGTGAGGTTCAGGGACACATGTGGCCTCCCCAGTGCACGGGCTGGAGCTGCAAGGGTTCCGGGAGGCACAGGTCACTAGGTCGTCCAGCAGCCGGAACCCCGGCCGGCAGCCGCAGCGGAAGGAGCCGTCGCCCCCCTCGAAGCAGTCCTGCTGGCAGCCCCCGTTGTTGAAGCTGCAGCCGTGCTTGGGGCTGACACAAAGGGGGCCCGAGCTGCCCCAGTGAAACACATTGGGGGCCTTCTCCTTGCACAGGAAATAATGGCTCGTACTCTCATCCCCGTCCCCACAGGTCACGTCAGCCACAGAGGCAAAGGGCACAGCGTCCAGAGAGGAGCTGGTGGCCTGGAAGGGGGTGGTGTAGGTCACGTTGCCTGGGCCCCCCAGGGCCAGGGGCCGGCACATGCCTTTGAAGCTGAACTTGCACACGAAGCCCTCGATGCTGCTTCCGGGAGAGCCAGGGCTCCCACACGGGCCCTCTGACCACTTGGGGAGGCGGCTGGCGGGAGGCGGCACGGACAGGTCCAGCAGCAGGGACACACAGCGCTTGGAGATGCACGAGCTTCGGACCTCCTTGTGCCAGTTGGCGTAATGCGTGTCCCCCCCGCCGCCCACCCAGCTGAAGCCCTTCAGCGGCAGGCTGGGGTCCAAGCACTTGCCCTTCTCTCGCTGCAGCCCGATCCAGAACTTGCCGATCCTCGCAGCCAGGGGTTCCTGCCGCCTCAGGAGCTGGGCCAGGGCTTGCTGGACGTGCCGGGCCTCCTCCTCGCTCTTCACTGTGGCCAGGTTGCCCCCCTCCTGGCTGCAGTGGCTCTGGGCCTCGGCCGCGCTCAGCTTGCCCCAGTGGGCTGTGTAGCAGGCAGTCCCCGCACAGACCACGGCCTCCTTGTCGGCTccggccccagcccagggctggcccaggaatagcagcagcagcagcagcaagacgGTGGCCATTCCCCCTCCGTGTCCCCCTCGGCGGAGGTGATAACCCCACCAGTGACAACAGCGACTGGAGCTTCTATCTGGGTCCCCAGCTGTGCCCTGAGGGGAGCTGAGGGCTGAGTGGCAGCTGCTCCGACCCAGAGAAGGACACAAAGGCTTCGGGCTGCTCCCGTCCCCCTGACCCAAGGCGCATCCTGTGCTGttgtatttcttatttctcaCCGGATACTGGGGCTTCCTGCCATGAATGGTTTTCTGACTCCTGTTGCCTTCATCACGGTTTTGTTGTTCATAAAAGGAGCCAGGCAGCTTTGCTGGGTCCCTGGCTCGGTGCTGGGGAAACGCAGTGGCGTGGGGGAAGACGGGACAGCTCAGAGACCCGCCTGCTTCCCTTCGGTTCCGTCTTTCTCCCATCCGCATGAGGAACCGAAATGGCATGCTACCGAGCGAGCAAAGACGTTGGGGGCTAGGAACTTGAGACAGCTCACTTAGCAACCCATAATAAAATTCCCTTTTGGTTTGCAAACAACCAAAAGGGGGGAAAAATTCTGAGACTTAAGACACAAGGCCGTGGATGGTTATAATTTTCGGCCTTTTTTAGAAGCAAActggatttttcttttgcctATCTCATGTTCCCTTTGTTGGCTTTGggagtcttttttcttttattcccccCATCATGAACTTTAAATAGATAGTCAGTTTTTAAATAGGCACTGGGCCGTGGGAATGTCTGGGTTTCGAACACAATGCCAAGCTCCTTGAGAAATTAAACCAAATTGGGTGAAATTTGGCAGTTTTCAGGGTTTCAGAGTGCAAATATTGCATTGTGAGGTGGCAGGGTCACAGAAagcatcagaaagaaaagaaaatgaaaatgtctctGGCTTCGTGGCCCTGGGTTTGCAGGCCTGCTTCCCCCGGCAGAGGATTACCGGGAAGGGCCAGAGCTCTGGGCGGGGAATGAAGATCAGAGCCACCACAGGCTCCCTGGGGACACCACGACTCGTCAAAAGCCCTCAAATCAAAGGGTTCTTTTCCTGCAGCCACAGACGTCTGCTCTTCAGGGCTGCCTTTGGTCGGGGTCCCTCACAAGGagaccctgagacaaggatttggggcgggtagtttatttgggaaggGAAGTGGAACAGGTGAGGAGGAAGCCAGCCCATGGCGATCTGCAGAGCAGGTGGCCCGGGGACTGCTGGAGCCAGGGCCACACCTCAGCGCCAGGCCTCTCTCCTGCAGCTCCCCTCTGACCTGGGCAGCCGGTTGTGTTTCTCTCTAAAGGGGTCTAGCTCTaggcctgcccacctgcccaggtgTACCTCTCACAGGAAGCTTGTGTATACAGGTGGACACCTTTGTGGCTCTGGTCTGACCCGTGTGCAGTTGACTCCTACTAAGACAGCCAGTCTCTAGAGAGCCCTGGCAGAGGAGAATTACGCTCGGGTGAGTCGGTCAGGTGGGACAAGGGGAGTTGAAACAAGAAAACACGGGAAGTAACAGAAGCAGCATGTCCCTTAcagggcccagagaggagagggaagccCTGTCACCCCCTGCACAGGCAACGAACGAGAAGAGGGGAGCCATCCGGGACATGCACACCCAACCAGCAGGTAGGGagcaaagggggagagagaggaaccTGAGGCTGAAGTCTTTATGGGGGTTCAGGGGGTTCCCCAAGCAGGTTCCCTTGGGGACAGGTGGGTTTGGTGCAGGCAGGGGGGAGCTCCGTGGGGTCCCACTGTGACGGAGAGGTGGCACTGTGGCATATCTGGGCAGTCCACGTGGGGAGCATCAGGCAGGCTGCACTTAGCTGTCCCACAGGGAGCTGGTCACCAGGAGGCGGCTGCATAAGGCAGATATTATATCTGGACCAGGCACACTGAGGAACcgggaggaggcagagacagagaactGGGAACTCTGTCAAGGGCGGCTGAGCCCTGCTTCTGCTAGGACACAGCCCAAATTCCATTCAAAATGGATGCTGAGGTGACTACAGTTATAAGAATTCACGACACAGGGCAGCTCTTTGGCGCTCCGGGCTGCCCGAGAGGCTGAATACACCAGAGGAAACGCTCGGGTGGAGAGTCGCAGGGCACTGCCACTGGGCATGACACCAGCAACTGCCGTGCTGGCCTCCAGGAGATTTGAGTTGGGGTGTCAGGGGGTTAGGAGCTCGctggctccctgcctccccagaCTCCAGCTGGAAACCCCCCAGAGGATGCTCCTCGGTACTTGGGGACCCTCTCACAGAAGCCACAGTGCCCTCCCTGCACTCCTTGGAGGTCCTGTGAaggtccatccatccatccatgcatccctCCAGCAGTCCTTAACAGAGGTCCTACTGTGCGCCGAGCCAGGCACTGGACTCCAGGAGGGAACTCCTGCCCCCACCATCCTCAAAGTCTATTAGGGTGGAAGCATTTCAACAAGTCGCGGCATTGATGGCTTCACTGCAGGCAACACCGGGAGGAGTCCAGGGTGTTTGGAGAGGTCATTGCAGGGTAGTGACCTGGTTGGGGAGTAGGCAGCTAGGAAAAGCTCTTCTGGGGAAGGAAAGTGATAAGGCTGGAATCTGGATAGCTAAGAGGCAGGATGGTGTCCAGATAGGGGAGCAGCTTGCACCAAGGACAAGGGCGTGGATGCAGGGCTGCAGACTGCagcagggggatggggggaggatgcagggggaggggagccctgGAGCCCAAATGATGAGGGTGTGGGGCTTTGTTCTGAAATCCATGGGGAGGTGCTGAGGGCAGCGTGAGCCCTGCATGTACAATGTGAACCCCAAGTGGTGTGGGGGGACCACTTAGCAGGTGGCCACAGCTTCCCAGGCCCAGGGACAGCAGCTTGGACTGGGCTGGCCCCTGGGTTAGAGGCCACAGATTGAGGAGGTGCTGAGGGTCCAGGTCAGACCACTCTTGGTGCCAGGTAGAGCTGGGTGGAGGGCACAGGGGCAGGTGTGCAGAAGGACTTCCCCACCAGAGCTGGGGAGGTAGCCAGGTGTGAGGGAACGTGGGAAGGCTGGCATCCTGGCTCCCAGCCAGTGTAGCTGGCCACTCTGCCTGGGAGCAGCTGCATTTCTCAACATTTATTCACAGGCAAATGACTCCCTAACATTCTATGAAAACTATCTGGCAGCCTTGGCTTTTTGGGCTGTGTGCAGCCAGCGTCCACTCAGTGGGGAGCCTGTCTCCGGGTCTAGCCCTCTGTCTGTACAGCCCAGGGCTAGATTCCTCAGCTAACTCGAGAGCTGCAGGGTTCGCCCAGCCTGCTGCTTAGTTGGTGCTCATACGGGCTGAATGAGTGACTTATAGCTTGTTAGCTGCTCTGACTCCCAGATCTTTGTCAAGGTATCTTTAGCTGTCAGTTCTTCTTCTTCCATGTGGGAACTTTCCAACCAATTGCACTTCACCAAGTGTTGACAtcttaaaggagaaaataaactaGCAAAAAGGATACTCGGTTTATTCATCCATTAACCTAGACAgcgtaatattaatatttgtaaagcaccgACTGTGAGAAAGGCCATAGAAAATGTAGGAACTGTCCTGCCCTGGCAGTCTTGGATTCCACTTCCTCATTTTTGGTACCCTGGTTAACGCAGCCTTGGCTCTCGCCTCCCTCCTCTGTAAATAAGGAGGTGAGGACTGAGCCTCTGGACACCTTTGTTGCTCTAGCATTAACAACAGTGACATCATGCTTTGTTCTCCCCTCTGGAACTGGGGAAGAGAGTGGGCACTGAGGCCTCAACGTATCACAGATGCAACCAAACCTCTGTCTGAACCACACATGTGCGATTTCCTCCAAAAGTGACCCACTGAGTGTCAAAAATACAGGGCAGTTTTCCTACTGGTTATAACCCCTCTCCACGTCCCCAGTGTCTTCTGATTTCCTCCCTGTCCCTCGATCCTTTGGCTGCTGCCTGCTGGGCTGGGCTAGGTTGGGTTAATTCATCTGGGCCCCTCACAGCTGGTTCTCCAGGTCCAGGTCACCCCAGCTGTCCTCTCCTGAGGACACCTGTAGGGGATGCTCCTCAGAGGAGGGGGCAAGGGAGATGAGGCATGATGCACGAGCTC includes the following:
- the CD93 gene encoding complement component C1q receptor codes for the protein MATVLLLLLLLFLGQPWAGAGADKEAVVCAGTACYTAHWGKLSAAEAQSHCSQEGGNLATVKSEEEARHVQQALAQLLRRQEPLAARIGKFWIGLQREKGKCLDPSLPLKGFSWVGGGGDTHYANWHKEVRSSCISKRCVSLLLDLSVPPPASRLPKWSEGPCGSPGSPGSSIEGFVCKFSFKGMCRPLALGGPGNVTYTTPFQATSSSLDAVPFASVADVTCGDGDESTSHYFLCKEKAPNVFHWGSSGPLCVSPKHGCSFNNGGCQQDCFEGGDGSFRCGCRPGFRLLDDLVTCASRNPCSSSPCTGEATCVPEPHGKSYTCRCPQGFQLDSSQLGCVDVDECQDAPCAQECVNTPGGFRCECWVGYEPGSPGEGACRDVDECAPGRAPCAQGCTNTEGSFHCSCEEGYVLAGEDDTQCQDVDECAGPGGSLCDSLCFNTQGSFRCGCLPGWELAADGVSCTMGPESLGPPAGTSSQEEDNEEREGSTVPPATTSSPTRGPEGTSEAVSTSRRPALPPNSPLTSALPKMMAPSGPPGIWMEPSTHHPTATTGHRDSAGGDFVAPQSDDGTDGQKLLLFYILGTVVAILLLLALALGLLVYRKRRAKQEEKKEKKPQSAADSYSWAPERAESRATENQYSPTPGTDC